A region of Pyxidicoccus parkwaysis DNA encodes the following proteins:
- a CDS encoding DUF1839 family protein, which translates to MSVISVLGIAPGSYVKHTLHAESALWVEKNCYADVWIEVLHAQRLNPLPLLAFTVALDFVGDQWTFYKPSHDDLNTLYGLEVQELNVYRPLAEHAVAHLSEGRLILTESDAFFLPDTAGTDYRRQHTKTTIALETLDVEGRKLGYFHNTGYYTLEGEDFDGVFRTAGTWEPHVLPLFAEWVGLERLERPSEDVLRERSRALLARYLRRRPAISPCTRFAKRFASDLEGLRAKGIDAYHIYAFATLRQLGSNFELTAAYLRWLAGGSEGDLTRAAADFESISSAAKTLILKGARSVAAKKPADFSELLGTMESGWQRGIDLLTRVAG; encoded by the coding sequence ATGAGCGTCATCTCCGTTCTGGGCATCGCCCCAGGCTCCTACGTCAAGCACACCCTGCACGCCGAGAGCGCGCTGTGGGTGGAGAAGAACTGCTACGCCGACGTGTGGATTGAAGTGCTGCACGCGCAGCGGCTCAACCCGCTGCCGCTGCTGGCCTTCACCGTCGCGCTCGACTTCGTGGGCGACCAGTGGACGTTCTACAAGCCGTCGCACGACGACCTGAACACGCTCTACGGCCTGGAGGTGCAGGAGCTGAACGTCTACCGCCCCCTGGCCGAGCACGCCGTGGCGCACCTGTCCGAGGGGCGGCTCATCCTCACCGAGTCCGACGCGTTCTTCCTGCCGGACACGGCGGGTACGGACTACCGCCGGCAGCACACGAAGACGACGATTGCGCTGGAGACGCTCGACGTGGAGGGCCGCAAGCTGGGCTACTTCCACAACACCGGCTACTACACGCTGGAGGGCGAGGACTTCGACGGCGTCTTCCGCACAGCCGGGACGTGGGAGCCGCACGTGCTGCCGCTGTTCGCGGAGTGGGTGGGGCTGGAGCGGCTGGAGCGGCCCTCCGAGGACGTGCTGCGCGAGCGCTCGCGCGCGCTGTTGGCCCGCTACCTGCGCCGCCGTCCGGCCATCAGCCCGTGCACGCGGTTCGCGAAGCGGTTCGCCTCGGACCTGGAGGGGCTGCGCGCGAAGGGCATCGACGCGTATCACATCTACGCGTTCGCCACGCTGCGACAGCTCGGCTCGAACTTCGAGCTGACGGCGGCGTACCTGCGCTGGCTCGCTGGTGGCTCCGAGGGGGATTTGACTCGCGCGGCGGCGGACTTCGAGTCCATCTCCTCGGCGGCGAAGACGCTCATCCTCAAGGGCGCGCGCTCGGTGGCGGCGAAGAAGCCGGCGGACTTCAGCGAGCTGCTGGGGACCATGGAGTCGGGCTGGCAGCGTGGCATCGACCTGCTCACGCGGGTCGCGGGCTGA